Proteins from one Pyrococcus kukulkanii genomic window:
- a CDS encoding ribbon-helix-helix domain-containing protein, whose translation MAKMKIISVQLPQSMIHGLDALVKRGVFPNRSEAIRVAIRELLKKELYREELQEELPEYLVR comes from the coding sequence ATGGCCAAGATGAAAATAATCAGCGTTCAACTGCCTCAAAGCATGATACACGGGCTTGATGCTCTTGTTAAAAGAGGTGTTTTTCCAAATAGAAGCGAAGCTATTCGAGTAGCTATTAGGGAGCTTCTCAAGAAGGAACTGTACCGAGAAGAACTACAGGAGGAGCTCCCCGAATACCTCGTTAGATAA
- the cgi121 gene encoding KEOPS complex subunit Cgi121, producing the protein MMEINTKFGKICIARVHLTRDEAELLINICGENCQIVKANCLEEVVFATILALKAFAQGRNKAKTVKGEILLRLAGVRQIREAINLVGAGEGENFIVTFGTENPCKLLTKILSKIGATEVTLNECDREIVKKSFERIAMTETL; encoded by the coding sequence ATGATGGAGATAAATACAAAATTTGGAAAAATTTGTATAGCGAGAGTTCATCTTACTAGGGATGAGGCTGAGTTATTGATTAATATCTGTGGAGAAAATTGCCAAATTGTTAAAGCTAATTGCCTTGAGGAGGTTGTATTTGCAACAATTCTTGCCCTAAAGGCATTTGCCCAAGGACGAAATAAAGCAAAAACCGTGAAGGGGGAAATATTGCTAAGGCTTGCTGGCGTTAGACAAATAAGAGAAGCAATAAACCTTGTAGGGGCTGGGGAGGGAGAAAACTTCATAGTTACATTTGGAACAGAGAATCCCTGCAAACTTTTAACCAAAATATTATCGAAAATTGGGGCTACGGAAGTAACATTGAACGAATGTGACAGGGAAATTGTGAAAAAATCTTTTGAAAGGATTGCCATGACCGAAACGCTCTAA